In a single window of the Debaryomyces hansenii CBS767 chromosome A complete sequence genome:
- a CDS encoding DEHA2A01254p (weakly similar to uniprot|Q12071 Saccharomyces cerevisiae YDR027c LUV1 interacts with the beta-tubulin binding protein RBL2P): MSAESSGSNSEQKLSSQSPIRLSTDGSANLNDDLANGSEYSSSSFVSLPNHNLHRRSGSAVSFKNSIDADSSFSSSAYFQILNNHNSQEDGKSNDIFSPLGPNSIYELTIASDSSRAKRNRAPKNTVIINGGMTTVNNLRNPTLKDIPQIQLSKLKSKVENKELEASLIHGTEEDYKNFDSSYRLLTEDTLQKFIESDNSRHGNLSASSSLSNFPTKNNYLQYNGDDISSIPKVFLDPDFRLDDPRIFKQVIGDCNLFSDNETPDENVKSTLAKNNDLQEELSRYLDIVEVNLIKEISKSSDSFFNTIGDIKEIQSQSENCAVKFHDILDKLKLLEEKECQRGLDILNKVNERKNVEHLESSLLQLKYLISIIDLARKSYENGNHAKSLNEIVVAEHLINGIELEDPDEEKQALYPDLPYPAVDFSRVPAISDLNTEIQDLKQECSKGYISAFIDLLLEDLRQHYNNVSYQDTLNRMSTSINKTKKYDAKSVNNSYQSISEDKREKLKEYIRNLAKSGHLSQSYANYQDRIITEIKDIIKVNLPSSTRSGVSSADMSNAPSRSSSAPPESNNNLLQPGGGTSGNSLSSNIRCMTPKEFEIMLTKIYTCLSECLRRLTVQQKVLLDFALTAIPPNSESNLDVMSLDITFAINKSIELTQIRLTKIINVRSEQTAEISLDHYLRLYALSSAYLQECELINPGYVASGAGNSLNDWVKNHIGYFIHKFHSNSLAILANNCDKEVWREITSDDALQEHQVLIDEICGYSEYIETDGKSGFSGDSWMEMLNLHETTKEDKRSKSNKQLNGRLIIHDESFMIPNLTLKSLVSVREYLIISKIFSSKGSVVENNLLNYFKLMNSKASQAVLNAGATRTAGLKHITTKHIALCIQLVEFNIALLSSLQGISKQSRNASPPPNSHEEISFARILSNYKDHENELFSKLVSIMYDRTVNHCATIVTINLSEPLKHPQQCHSYMETLVKETTTVTKVLTKYLPEIKCSLILSQIFDNYKKLLVDCFCTQLSQFKDFNEKHSLLKDIDYFRVKLSEIPGYGNSGQVIWENVNSLPTIEDTKMEEVMRNNIEGERQQTIDSSHASQRNSSEVNNEENTATDQ, from the coding sequence ATGTCGGCAGAGTCATCTGGTTCTAATTCTGAACAGAAATTGTCCTCGCAAAGTCCTATCCGATTATCCACCGATGGAAGTgctaatttgaatgatgacTTGGCAAATGGGTCAGAATATTCATCTAGTTCATTTGTATCATTACCAAACCACAATTTACATAGAAGATCAGGATCAGCTGTATCGTTTAAAAATAGTATTGACGCGGATAGTAGTTTTCTGTCGTCGgcatattttcaaatattgaataacCATAACAGTCAGGAAGATGGTAAGAGTAACGATATATTTTCTCCATTGGGGCCTAATTCTATATACGAATTAACAATTGCATCAGATTCATCAAGAGCTAAACGGAATAGGGCACCTAAGAATACGGTGATTATAAATGGTGGGATGACGACAGTTAACAATCTACGGAATCCGACTCTCAAAGATATACCGCAGATTCAATTACTGAAATTAAAACTGaaagttgaaaataagGAACTAGAAGCGTCATTAATACATGGAACTGAAGAAGAttacaaaaattttgatcTGAGCTATAGATTACTAACTGAAGACACGCTCCAGAAATTTATTGAACTGGACAATTCTAGACACGGCAATTTATCAGCGTCATCTTCTCTTTCCAATTTCCCaaccaaaaataattatttgcaatatAATGGTGATGATATATCATCTATCCCGAAAGTTTTCCTTGATCCTGATTTCAGGTTAGATGATCCTAGAATATTTAAACAAGTTATAGGTGATTGTAATTTATTCTCAGATAACGAAACACCAGATGAAAATGTCAAATCTACTTTGGccaagaataatgatttgcAGGAAGAGCTATCTCGCTACTTGGATATAGTGGAAGTGAATCTAATAAAGGAAATCTCAAAATCGTCAGACtcttttttcaatactaTTGGTgatataaaagaaatacaatCACAGTCTGAAAATTGTGCAGTAAAATTCCATGACATATtggataaattaaaattgcTTGAGGAGAAAGAATGCCAACGAGGTttagatattttaaataaggTTAACGAAAGAAAGAATGTTGAGCATTTAGAGTCTTCTTTGttacaattgaaatatctaatttcaataatcGATTTGGCACGAAAATCATATGAGAACGGCAATCACGCTAAGAGTTTGAACGAAATTGTAGTTGCAGAACACTTGATCAACGGAatagaattagaagatcCCGACGAGGAAAAGCAAGCGTTATATCCAGATTTACCATACCCTGCGGTAGATTTTTCCAGAGTACCAGCAATTTCAGATTTGAATACTGAAATACAGGATTTAAAACAAGAATGTTCGAAAGGATATATTAGTGCATTTATAGATTTGCTTTTGGAAGATTTACGCCAACACTACAATAATGTATCTTACCAGGACACCTTGAACAGAATGTCCACTTCCATCAacaaaaccaaaaaataCGACGCAAAGTCAGTGAACAATTCATATCAATCGATCTCAGAAGATAAAAGGGAAAAGTTGAAGGAATATATTAGGAATTTAGCGAAATCTGGTCATTTATCTCAATCGTATGCAAATTATCAGGATAGAATAATTACCGAAATCAAAGATATTATAAAGGTTAATTTGCCTAGCAGTACCAGGCTGGGTGTCTCCCTGGCCGATATGTCTAATGCACCTTCAagatcttcttctgctcCACCggaatcaaataataacttaTTACAGCCTGGAGGGGGAACTTCAGGCAACAGTTTATCTTCCAATATAAGATGTATGACACCAAAGGAATTCGAAATCATGctaacaaaaatatatacttGTTTATCAGAATGTTTGCGGCGTCTTACTGTCCAACAAAAGGTACTACTCGATTTTGCACTTACCGCGATTCCTCCTAATTCTGAAAGTAATTTGGATGTCATGTCGTTGGATATAACCTTTGCTATTAATAAATCGATTGAATTGACCCAAATTAGGTTGactaaaattattaatgttCGACTGGAACAAACCGCTGAAATCTCACTTGATCATTATTTGCGTTTATATGCTCTCTCATCTGCATATTTACAGGAATGTGAATTGATTAACCCAGGGTATGTAGCTAGCGGTGCAGGTAACTCTTTAAACGATTGGGTCAAGAATCATATTGGCTACtttattcataaattcCATCTGAATTCTTTAGCAATATTAGCAAACAATTGCGATAAAGAAGTTTGGAGAGAGATCACTCTGGATGATGCATTACAAGAACATCAAGTACTTATAGACGAAATTTGCGGATATTCTGAGTATATTGAGACTGATGGGAAGAGTGGATTTTCTGGTGACTCGTGGATGGAAATGCTTAATTTACATGAAACTacaaaagaagataagCGTTCAAAATCTAATAAGCAACTTAATGGTAGATTAATAATCCATGATGAATCATTCATGATTCCAAATTTGACTTTGAAATCGTTAGTAAGTGTTAGGGAATATCTTATTATCTCCAAAATATTCTCTAGTAAGGGTTCGGTCGTcgaaaataatttattgaattacttcaaattgatgaattctaAAGCATCACAAGCAGTTTTAAATGCTGGAGCAACTCGAACTGCGGGACTCAAGCATATTACTACCAAACACATTGCGTTGTGTATCCAGCtagttgaatttaatattgcATTGTTATCTTCTTTACAGGGTATATCCAAACAATCAAGAAATGCTTCACCTCCACCTAATTCACACGAGGAGATCAGTTTTGCCAGAATTTTAAGCAATTATAAGGATCATGAAAACGAACTTTTCTCCAAATTGGTATCTATCATGTACGATCGTACCGTTAATCATTGTGCCACAATCGTCACTATTAATTTGTCAGAACCACTCAAGCACCCTCAACAATGCCACCTGTATATGGAAACGTTAGTCAAAGAAACAACTACAGTTACTAAAGTGCTAACCAAATATTTACCTGAAATTAAGTGCTCATTGATTCTTCtgcaaatatttgataactACAAGAAACTTTTAGTCGACTGCTTTTGTACACAATTATCTCAATTTAAGgatttcaatgaaaaacattctttattgaaagacattgattattttagGGTGAAATTATCTGAAATACCAGGATATGGTAACTCGGGTCAGGTAATTTGGGAAAATGTGAATTCTTTACCAACAATTGAAGATACAAAAATGGAAGAAGTTATGAGGAACAATATTGAAGGAGAAAGACAGCAAACCATTGATAGTAGTCACGCTTCTCAAAGAAACTCGTCAGaagttaataatgaagagaaCACGGCTACTGACCAATAA
- a CDS encoding DEHA2A01166p (no similarity) produces the protein MELIKVLHEEAWNREKREFLMRAEIKPYCGSRNPAQLNI, from the coding sequence ATGGAACTTATTAAAGTTTTACATGAAGAAGCTTGGAACAGAGAAAAGAGAGAATTTTTAATGAGAGCAGAAATCAAACCATACTGTGGCAGCAGAAATCCTGCTCAACTTAATATATAG
- a CDS encoding DEHA2A01210p (similar to uniprot|Q12042 Saccharomyces cerevisiae YPL162c), with translation MKSIPSILLTTFVAISLQTTGNRPKHPDDGDDDGKCELIGTFSLITQAFLGVLCLSSLIVKRFYEYPLRRTWPVWFFDVMKQLIGAFGVHVFNVFLSILKSKKDPGVKCARNKDEDDTGDIDPCDWYFLNIVFDCTIGVLVLYFVFNAINRFCRNWLKITQIESGQYGPNSEKPSVRAFLKQLAVYFGSLMITKIFLYGIVECFETELLWITSHILLVWLDEYPDEFEIFVVMFVVPVVMNCLQLVLVDNIIQNRIIGKVNGRMHHEYAGQSEADEGHIRDEIEEFTRHGDHRHKRSRRHHSLPNNEGIKTYGTFNDV, from the coding sequence ATGAAATCAATACCCAGCATTTTGCTAACAACATTCGTGGCGATATCTTTACAAACAACTGGCAATAGGCCAAAGCACCCTGATGATGGTGATGATGATGGCAAATGTGAACTAATAGGTACATTTTCACTTATAACACAAGCGTTTTTGGGAGTGCTTTGTTTATCTTCGTTAATAGTTAAACGATTTTATGAGTATCCGTTAAGAAGAACGTGGCCAGTGTGGTTTTTTGACGTGATGAAGCAATTAATTGGTGCGTTTGGGGTTCATGTGTTCAATGTATTTTTGTCGATATTGAAATCCAAGAAAGATCCAGGCGTGAAGTGTGCTAGAAATAAGGATGAGGACGATACTGGTGATATTGATCCATGTGATTGGTATTTCTTAAATATAGTATTCGATTGTACCATAGGAGTTTTGGTCTTATACTTTGTATTTAATGCCATTAACAGGTTTTGTCGAAACTGGCTTAAAATCACGCAGATTGAATCAGGCCAATATGGGCCAAACCTGGAGAAGCCATCGGTTAGAGCGTTTTTAAAGCAATTAGCTGTGTATTTTGGATCGCTTATGATCACCAAGATTTTTTTATACGGAATAGTCGAATGCTTTGAAACTGAATTATTATGGATAACTAGTCACATACTATTGGTGTGGCTAGATGAATATCCCGACGAATTTGAGATATTCGTCGTTATGTTCGTTGTACCGGTAGTGATGAATTGTCTACAATTAGTGTTGGTTGataatatcattcaaaacCGGATTATCGGGAAGGTCAATGGACGAATGCACCATGAATATGCGGGTCAATCAGAAGCAGACGAAGGTCATATCCGAGATGAAATCGAAGAGTTCACCAGACACGGCGACCATAGGCACAAGCGAAGCCGTAGGCACCACTCTCTTCCCAACAACGAAGGAATTAAAACGTACGGTACATTTAATGACGTCTGA
- a CDS encoding DEHA2A01144p (similar to uniprot|P38716 Saccharomyces cerevisiae YHR112c similarity to cystathionine gamma-synthases) — MPGISTNSIHAADEVHKVADVMTPIHVTTTYKFDDDPEKLIKDEDLPENSIIGNVVYARETNPNSERVEKLLDSILDGHTVAYTSGLAAFFAALTYFNPKVASIGKGYHGCHGILNIFSRLKGLKQISLEDDLNQLNAGDLICLETPVNPDGTVFDIQYYADKAHERGAFLLVDSTFAPPPLQDPFKWGADMVFHSATKYFGGHSDLLAGVLATKDINVKNQLVKDRVDLGSNISNLESFLLIRSLRTYELRILKQAENAEKLIKFLVDNREKYPKLKKISHSSLQTEPFVKKQLSNGYSPVFCIELESEADAKQFPSKLRYFHHATSLGGVESLIEWRVLSDSTVSPTLLRLSVGVENIDDLIADVDQGLKSIA; from the coding sequence ATGCCAGGAATTTCAACTAATAGTATTCACGCGGCTGATGAAGTGCACAAAGTGGCTGATGTAATGACGCCAATTCATGTTACAACTACGTATAAGTTTGATGACGATCCAGAAAAGTTAATTAAAGACGAGGATTTGCctgaaaattcaataattggaaATGTGGTTTACGCAAGAGAAACAAATCCAAATTCCGAAAGAGTAGAAAAGCTTTTAGATAGTATTTTAGACGGGCATACTGTGGCATACACTTCTGGTTTAGCTGCTTTTTTTGCTGCGTTGACGTACTTTAATCCTAAAGTAGCTAGTATTGGTAAAGGTTATCATGGTTGTCATGgcatattgaatatattttctcGTCTCAAAGGTTTAAAGCAAATATCTTTAGAAGATGActtgaatcaattgaatgCGGGAGATTTGATTTGTTTGGAAACCCCTGTCAATCCGGACGGAACCGTTTTTGATATCCAGTACTATGCTGATAAGGCACACGAAAGAGGTGCATTTTTGTTAGTTGATTCGACATTCGCACCTCCTCCGTTGCAAGATCCATTCAAATGGGGGGCTGATATGGTATTTCACTCGGCCactaaatattttggaGGGCACAGTGATTTGTTAGCCGGTGTGTTGGCGACAAAGGACATCAATGtgaaaaatcaattggTAAAAGATCGTGTTGATTTGGGAAGTAACATATCTAACTTGGAGAGTTTTTTGTTGATTAGAAGTTTGAGAACCTACGAACTTAGAATATTGAAGCAAGCGGAGAACGCAGAGAAGTTGATCAAGTTCTTGGTAGATAACAGAGAAAAGTATCCtaagttgaaaaaaatttctcATTCTTCCTTACAAACGGAACCATTTGTCAAAAAGCAACTTTCGAATGGATATTCGCCAGTATTTTGCATTGAACTTGAAAGTGAAGCTGATGCGAAACAATTCCCTTCCAAATTGCGTTATTTTCACCACGCCACTTCTTTAGGAGGAGTAGAAAGTTTAATAGAATGGAGAGTTCTTAGCGATTCGACTGTCAGTCCTACTTTATTGAGGCTTAGTGTGGGTGTGGAAAACATTGATGATCTAATTGCTGATGTTGACCAGGGGCTTAAGTCAATTGCTTAA
- a CDS encoding DEHA2A01122p (similar to uniprot|P36087 Saccharomyces cerevisiae YKL070W), whose translation MYIPKYYAQENEESQESLIRANPLGTVISTGESGIIANHIPFYLHVDKDTNKKYLQGHLAKVNHQVPLFKEKGEVLVIFQSPSSYISPTYYPTKNETHKVVPTWDFASIHCYGVPRLIDDSDWVRSQLDNITAQHETKKPVPWKVSDAPENYVKLMQKAIIGVEIEITRIECKFKFEQKMKRHDIDGVIDGLVKDEKPEIASYVTKANEIP comes from the coding sequence ATGtatattccaaaatattatgCCCAAGAGAACGAAGAGCTGCAAGAAAGTTTAATTAGAGCCAACCCATTAGGAACGGTTATTAGTACTGGAGAAAGTGGAATTATTGCCAATCATATACCGTTTTATTTACACGTGGACAAAGACACcaacaagaaatatttacaagGACATTTGGCCAAGGTTAATCACCAAGTCCcattatttaaagaaaaaggGGAGGTCTTGGTTATATTTCAATCTCCAAGCTCGTACATTAGTCCGACATATTATCCAACCAAAAATGAAACTCATAAGGTCGTTCCTACTTGGGATTTCGCTAGTATTCATTGTTATGGGGTTCCGCGACTCATAGATGATTCAGATTGGGTTAGGTCGCAGCTTGATAATATTACTGCCCAACACGAAACTAAGAAACCTGTTCCTTGGAAAGTCAGTGATGCTCCGGAAAATTACGTAAAACTAATGCAAAAAGCCATTATTGGAgtagaaattgaaataactAGAATCGAATGCAAATTTAAATTCGAACAGAAAATGAAGAGACATGATATTGATGGGGTCATTGACGGGTTGGTGAAAGATGAAAAGCCAGAAATCGCAAGTTATGTTACAAAGGCAAACGAAATACCCTAA
- a CDS encoding DEHA2A01232p (similar to uniprot|Q12287 Saccharomyces cerevisiae YLL009C COX17 Copper metallochaperone), which produces MSAGGDNKKEETKPKPCCVCLDEKKKRDECLLFNGQESGKCDDLISKYKACMKGYGFETR; this is translated from the coding sequence atGTCTGCTGGAGGTGAcaacaaaaaagaagagacAAAGCCAAAGCCATGTTGTGTCTGTTTAGAtgagaaaaagaagagagaTGAATGTCTTTTATTCAATGGCCAAGAGAGTGGTAAGTGTGACGATTTGATTTCCAAATATAAGGCTTGTATGAAGGGCTATGGATTTGAAACCCGTTAA
- a CDS encoding DEHA2A01056p (weakly similar to CA3181|IPF12241 Candida albicans), with amino-acid sequence MSDIHTVQLHSIALFNLSDHITRREKSKFGVLLGTTDKATITVTTSFELLFDNDLDINTEFLKKRLDQFKAVLPQYSMVGFYQLINDRVPNSATMSVLNQLQVFQRLISTHEMPIVFTLINMGSFHNAEDYEPFKSFLSENEPIPLRTSILANETENIATSTIVNHPNYFSSEISRDVNDINNDFKLDKYNEELSVSVTQLHAKVESIIEYLQHRPSGSDLKNLEQEIKLHNLITYLSSKIVTFQRNHISADHNEQLQTTQLSLLTAQLLALDNLKSQIAKNIIRFSIHTNSQSIGPIRH; translated from the coding sequence ATGTCTGATATTCATACTGTTCAACTACATTCTATTGCATTATTCAATCTTTCAGATCATATAACACGACGTGAGAAAAGCAAATTCGGCGTCTTACTAGGAACAACTGATAAGGCTACTATCACAGTGACTACATCGTTTGAATTGTTATTCGATAATGACTTAGATATAAACACAGAGTTCTTGAAGAAGAGATTGGACCAGTTTAAGGCTGTTCTCCCTCAATATTCCATGGTAGGGTTCTACCAATTAATTAACGATCGAGTTCCTAATTCTGCTACAATGTCTGTTTTGAACCAACTACAGGTCTTTCAAAGGCTTATATCCACACACGAGATGCCAATAGTGTTCacattaataaatatgggTAGTTTCCATAATGCAGAGGATTATGAGCCATTCAAGAGCTTTTTATCCGAAAATGAGCCTATACCACTACGCACATCAATATTGGCAAATGAAACGGAAAATATTGCTACCTCGACTATAGTGAACCATCCGAATTATTTTTCATCAGAGATATCACGAGATGTCAATGACATCAACAATGACTTTAAACTAGACAAGTATAATGAAGAGTTGTCGGTTTCTGTGACCCAGTTACATGCGAAGGTTGAGAGCATCATAGAATATTTGCAACATAGACCAAGTGGCAGCGACCTAAAAAACCTCGaacaagaaataaaattgcACAATTTAATTACATACTTGTCCTCGAAAATTGTCACATTTCAGAGAAACCATATTTCCGCTGACCATAATGAACAGTTGCAGACAACCCAGCTAAGTTTGCTTACAGCTCAATTATTAGCATTAGATAATTTAAAGTCACAAATTGCGAAGAATATCATACGGTTCAGCATTCATACCAACTCTCAAAGTATAGGGCCAATAAGGCATtaa
- a CDS encoding DEHA2A01188p (no similarity): MLFSDEPTTGLDIKALQVLRKFISTIWNHDYLIYSSISTGNHCII; encoded by the coding sequence ATGTTGTTTTCGGATGAGCCTACAACAGGTTTAGACATAAAAGCTTTGCAAGTCTTGAGAAAATTTATCTCGACGATTTGGAATCACGATTATCTTATCTATTCATCAATCTCGACTGGAAATCACTGCATTATTTGA
- a CDS encoding DEHA2A01100p (weakly similar to uniprot|Q00816 Saccharomyces cerevisiae YDR028C REG1 Regulatory subunit of type 1 protein phosphatase Glc7p): MSSTNNLGDVFTGGATTSQHVEAEDDDHFENTTFKLKRTRSLGLLDEFIQPSDAEKAKLGELDSKGESEMSSANNASPSDGRSDNKGELDGDDDAVIDDDEADRESHKLQSPVVLKSPEMLPHDDTDIQYQPSRHVDYLSHQWDVSDISKSWRYVIQKRKDVANSARLENASWRTWAQRRSNLKTISPEVVNWSKDSDVTWLYGPIMKDEENGEADEEDNHKRITTATSAVAGDISIPNKQKKGPKPILKRRTVQDMMISHSNLLKLQLATNRMHDKQRQQHESQVRNENQSHNENEPPEFDDYDAISAKLNSQYKNIDSQNNSIVNLQKLNDDKKSESANSNSHQAPKNETNQPEHTSSDNATNIPPNNADVSAGANSTTNTSSPVPKEERRIHFNDEVQQCIAVEEYSDEDDDDYYDDDEDDYYYDDDEEDYMYETPHEDQDDENEDDEDDEDDDDDEGGFFLKVKSPSSPNAPVPGLSLSASKESTKNISNNDNTEDTDSISTTNSKVHRSIHLLPSTTLNYGSSDEESDDDNPYTSSLSHNANNRGYDYYYDYNTVYTCDPDHAIYGLNNKNDSKAPDVVDVPENITLGSNFDYEDIENEDFNNEKMPIIDPSIINNNNLNYPTSNNDDNSSSKANDFASNSNSNGEKTNDNSKGFEKSNSPEPSDKKASPFNFSDSDSENDSDDSENGLSISTRNSSQSLAQSVFTHNMTRSSNNDDEHQYPTYESQPVTGPVSSINPRHSSTSISKQSTSSNSLSQSFFGGGLTKQDENDSKALASSFFDTNDDQDEELQDQGEAISSSDMPQLQKTLSNTQRKASPLPPHTTSANAFSGNTTPPLEKQPKNTFSFDSESDSEEESSNDIIIPHVDNTTPSYASLSQVADKNGIRSPSPDVNSINSPQSNSSNSNSTTLGNQNKNIVGQAKGLATHLLGNWKNNE; encoded by the coding sequence ATGTCATCCACTAACAATTTGGGTGATGTTTTCACTGGTGGCGCTACCACTTCTCAGCACGTTGAAGCCGAAGATGATGATCATTTCGAAAATACCACatttaaattgaaaagaacGAGATCGCTTGGGCTTTTGGatgaatttattcaacCATCTGATGCAGAAAAGGCTAAATTAGGGGAGTTGGATTCTAAAGGAGAATCGGAAATGAGCTCGGCAAACAATGCTTCACCCCTGGATGGCAGGTCTGACAACAAGGGAGAATTGGATGGCGATGATGATGCtgttattgatgatgatgaagccGATAGAGAAAGCCATAAGTTGCAATCACCGGTAGTTCTAAAGAGTCCGGAAATGTTACCGCATGATGATACAGATATTCAATACCAGCCATCGAGACATGTGGATTACCTTTCACACCAATGGGATGTTTCTGATATATCCAAGAGTTGGCGTTATGTTATTCAAAAGCGGAAAGATGTTGCCAATTCGGCGAGGCTCGAGAATGCGAGCTGGAGAACCTGGGCGCAACGTAGATCCAATTTGAAGACAATCAGCCCGGAAGTAGTGAATTGGTCTAAGGATAGCGATGTCACTTGGTTGTATGGTCCTATTATGAAGGACGAGGAAAATGGAGAGGcggatgaagaagataatcATAAGAGAATCACTACTGCTACAAGTGCGGTCGCCGGGGATATTTCAATACCTAACAAGCAAAAGAAAGGACCTAAACCAATTTTGAAACGTAGAACGGTTCAAGATATGATGATTAGCCATTCAAACTTATTGAAGTTGCAACTTGCGACGAATAGAATGCATGATAAACAACGCCAACAACATGAATCGCAAGTTCGCAATGAAAATCAACTGCATAACGAGAATGAACCACCTGAATTTGATGACTATGATGCAATTTCAGCTAAATTAAATTCTCAGTACAAAAATATAGATTCTCAGAATAATAGCATAGTTAACTTACAGAAGctaaatgatgataaaaaatCGGAATCAGCAAATTCAAACAGTCATCAAGCACCAAAGAACGAGACGAACCAGCCAGAACACACTTCATCGGATAATGCTACCAATATCCCACCTAATAATGCAGATGTATCGGCTGGAGCAAATTCCACTACTAATACATCATCCCCTGTTCCTAAGGAAGAACGTCGCATCCACTTTAATGACGAGGTACAGCAATGTATTGCAGTAGAAGAATATTCGGACGAAGACGACGACGATtattatgatgatgacgaggatgactattattatgatgatgatgaggaagaCTATATGTACGAAACACCGCATGAAGATCAAGATGACGAGaatgaagacgatgaagacgatgaagacgatgacgatgatgaaggAGGGTTTTTCTTAAAAGTGAAATCACCATCTTCTCCTAACGCACCAGTACCAGGCTTATCTTTGTCAGCTAGCAAGGAGAGCACTAAAAACATTAGTAATAATGACAATACTGAAGACACTGATTCAATCTCCACTACAAACAGTAAGGTTCATAGAAGTATTCATTTATTACCCTCTACGACGTTAAATTATGGCTCATCGGACGAAGAAAGTGACGATGATAATCCTTATACTTCAAGTTTATCCCATAACGCGAATAATAGAGGttatgattattattatgacTACAATACGGTCTATACTTGTGATCCTGATCATGCAATTTATGGGttgaataataagaatGATAGTAAGGCTCCTGATGTTGTCGACGTACCAGAAAATATTACCTTAGGCTCTAATTTTGACTATGAGGATATTGAAAACgaagatttcaataatgaaaaaatgcCAATAATTGACCCatcaattatcaacaataataatttgaattatccAACTAgcaataatgatgataattctTCCTCTAAAGCAAATGATTTCGCTAGCAATAGTAACAGTAATGGCGAAAAAACGAATGACAATAGCAAAGGGTTTGAGAAATCTAACAGTCCGGAACCTTCTGATAAAAAGGCGTCACCCTTCAATTTCAGTGATTCAGATAGTGAAAATGACTCTGATGATTCAGAAAATGGGTTGTCGATCAGTACTAGAAATTCAAGTCAGTCATTGGCTCAACTGGTATTTACGCACAACATGACTCGGTCTTCAAACAATGACGATGAGCATCAGTACCCAACTTACGAAAGTCAACCAGTTACAGGTCCAGTTTCCAGCATCAACCCTCGtcattcttcaacttcaatttcCAAACAGTCTACGTCTTCGAATTCGTTATCACAGCTGTTCTTTGGTGGAGGGCTCACAAAAcaagatgaaaatgatagCAAGGCTCTAGCTCTGTCGTTTTTCGATACAAATGATGACCAAGATGAAGAACTCCAAGACCAAGGCGAAGCTATTTCATCACTGGATATGCCGCAATTACAAAAAACATTATCTAATACCCAACGCAAAGCATCCCCTCTACCACCACATACCACGTCTGCCAATGCATTTCTGGGAAATACAACACCCCCATTAGAGAAACAACCGAAGAATacattttcatttgattctGAAAGTGATTCTGAAGAAGAGTCAAGTAATGATATCATAATCCCCCATGTTGATAACACAACTCCAAGTTACGCATCTTTATCCCAGGTCGCTGATAAGAATGGTATAAGAAGCCCATCGCCAGATGTCAACAGCATCAATAGCCCCcaatcaaattcaagtaaCAGTAACTCTACTACACTTGGAAACCAAAATAAGAACATAGTTGGCCAGGCAAAGGGCTTGGCAACTCATTTATTGGGCAATTGGAAAAATAACGAATGA